The proteins below are encoded in one region of Aquisphaera giovannonii:
- a CDS encoding copper amine oxidase produces the protein MHRHSRPTGASRPILARVMLPLVVAAGIGTVAAASPRAEAQITFSRTARADPASQETIAEFPVGESGGLEPRKGTAWKVHYARGLHKGLYITGAWYRRNLEEDWIKILGEVRVAELFVPYHHSSYIRYFDLTGFSFPMAQVREEDAGATGMLLPPFPGDSYPTVVREVRDRGVVWKDYAHGVRRGRELVIWGALEAGNYMYLMSYGFHDDGAVSLRLGSTGQNLPGHRGEAHMHNTHWRIDMDLIDGRRNSAMVMRHVEDPAGPGAEDLEEPFNRGFEGGIDWDPREFTMVRIASDRKNGRGDTIAYDLHPLRMGSSRHKEEFTRHDFWVTRAHPERPLENIFSNLPNMVKDEETIELADIVLWATSSAHHEPRDEDGKPGSGPKFWPGDDAWEGSALVMWSGYDLRPRNLFDRTPFYPYTPGPQVAAGAGGTPAATDEPRRSSARSSGPEAVPADERPR, from the coding sequence ATGCACAGGCACTCCCGGCCGACCGGGGCGTCGCGCCCCATCCTCGCACGCGTCATGCTCCCGCTCGTGGTCGCCGCGGGGATCGGGACGGTCGCCGCGGCCTCGCCGCGGGCCGAGGCGCAGATCACCTTCTCCCGGACGGCCCGGGCCGATCCCGCGTCGCAGGAGACGATCGCCGAGTTCCCGGTCGGCGAGTCGGGCGGCCTGGAGCCCCGGAAGGGCACGGCGTGGAAGGTCCACTATGCCCGGGGACTGCACAAGGGGCTCTACATCACGGGCGCCTGGTACAGGCGGAATCTCGAAGAGGATTGGATCAAGATCCTGGGCGAGGTCCGCGTGGCCGAGCTGTTCGTCCCGTATCACCATTCGTCCTACATCCGCTACTTCGACCTCACGGGCTTCTCGTTCCCGATGGCGCAGGTCCGAGAAGAGGACGCGGGGGCGACCGGCATGCTCCTGCCCCCTTTCCCGGGGGATTCCTACCCCACGGTCGTCCGCGAGGTCCGCGACCGCGGCGTCGTCTGGAAGGACTACGCGCACGGCGTCCGCCGCGGCCGAGAGCTCGTGATCTGGGGCGCGCTCGAGGCCGGGAACTACATGTATCTGATGTCGTACGGGTTCCATGACGACGGGGCCGTAAGCCTCCGACTTGGCTCGACCGGGCAGAACCTGCCGGGGCACCGCGGCGAGGCCCACATGCACAATACGCACTGGCGGATCGACATGGACCTGATCGACGGCCGCCGCAACTCCGCCATGGTCATGAGGCATGTCGAGGATCCGGCCGGCCCGGGCGCGGAGGATCTCGAGGAGCCGTTCAACCGAGGGTTCGAGGGGGGCATCGACTGGGACCCTCGCGAATTCACCATGGTCCGGATCGCGAGCGACCGCAAGAACGGCCGGGGCGACACCATCGCCTACGACCTGCATCCCCTCCGAATGGGCTCATCGCGGCACAAGGAGGAATTCACCCGCCACGACTTCTGGGTCACGCGGGCCCACCCGGAAAGGCCGCTGGAGAACATCTTCTCGAACCTCCCCAACATGGTGAAGGATGAGGAGACGATCGAGCTGGCCGACATCGTGCTCTGGGCGACGTCCTCCGCGCACCACGAGCCGCGCGACGAGGACGGGAAGCCCGGCAGCGGCCCGAAGTTCTGGCCGGGCGACGACGCGTGGGAAGGTTCCGCGCTCGTCATGTGGAGCGGGTACGACCTTCGCCCGAGGAACCTCTTCGACCGGACGCCATTCTACCCGTACACGCCCGGGCCGCAGGTCGCCGCGGGCGCGGGGGGGACGCCGGCCGCGACCGACGAGCCTCGGCGGTCCTCGGCTCGCTCCTCCGGACCGGAAGCCGTCCCCGCGGACGAACGTCCCCGCTGA